Proteins from a genomic interval of Candidatus Babela massiliensis:
- the secE gene encoding preprotein translocase subunit SecE, with protein MMKQVAQFLKEVKTELSRVEWPKRNEFIGATIVTLILVFLFTIYIGLIDRASIFIIYDKIFTHIKK; from the coding sequence ATGATGAAACAAGTTGCTCAATTTCTTAAAGAGGTAAAAACTGAATTATCTCGAGTAGAATGGCCTAAGAGGAATGAATTTATAGGTGCTACTATTGTAACACTTATTTTAGTTTTCTTGTTTACAATTTATATTGGCTTAATCGATAGGGCTAGTATCTTTATTATTTATGATAAAATATTTACCCACATCAAAAAATAG
- the rpmG gene encoding 50S ribosomal protein L33, with product MAKNRVTTHLGCEVCKERNYTQSLAKKRATGSLNLSKFCSRCRKHTSHKETK from the coding sequence ATGGCAAAGAATCGTGTAACTACGCATTTGGGTTGCGAAGTTTGTAAAGAAAGAAATTATACTCAATCTCTTGCTAAGAAAAGAGCAACAGGATCTTTGAATTTGAGTAAATTTTGTTCTCGCTGTCGCAAGCATACAAGTCATAAGGAAACTAAATAG
- the tsaE gene encoding tRNA (adenosine(37)-N6)-threonylcarbamoyltransferase complex ATPase subunit type 1 TsaE, with protein sequence MKKESNIKTFIYTLKELDNVVENLYLLFDKCSIFVFSGDLGSGKTTIIKRLLKRSGINEVTVSPTFLYVVQYFNQLNQKFNHFDLYRIGNLEEFESMGFSELLYEANSWSFIEWPEIILPILNKNVCLINIEYYGENKRKLTYEIK encoded by the coding sequence ATGAAAAAAGAATCTAATATAAAAACTTTTATTTATACATTAAAAGAATTGGATAATGTAGTTGAAAACTTGTATTTGTTATTTGACAAATGCTCTATATTTGTTTTTTCAGGAGATTTAGGATCCGGTAAAACAACTATTATAAAACGACTATTAAAAAGATCAGGTATTAATGAAGTTACTGTTAGTCCAACTTTTTTATATGTTGTTCAATATTTTAATCAACTAAATCAAAAATTTAATCATTTTGATCTTTATAGAATAGGTAATTTAGAAGAATTTGAATCAATGGGATTTTCTGAACTTTTATATGAAGCCAATAGTTGGTCATTTATAGAATGGCCTGAAATAATATTGCCTATTCTTAATAAAAATGTATGCTTGATTAATATTGAATATTATGGAGAAAACAAGCGTAAATTAACTTATGAAATTAAATAA
- a CDS encoding NYN domain-containing protein, whose amino-acid sequence MLFLVDGYNLLKSIFRKSFISKNEIDWFMINISRYARKKNHEMIIVFDGFNADHYNYKYDNHVYVIYSQNVTADEYIKNYIKNNKLNNSTVIVSSDLDITKFAAKFDIPSIDSLLFFDKVQNNIEKESKTKSLNIKIQKSSGQLYKFNQDNKDDEVNKELDELMQMGSSYIMHKDQDQNFNNGKWPDNERLRTTSSKKEKKINKILKKI is encoded by the coding sequence ATGTTATTTTTAGTTGATGGTTACAATCTTTTAAAATCTATTTTTAGAAAATCATTTATATCAAAAAATGAAATAGATTGGTTTATGATAAACATATCTAGATATGCTAGAAAAAAAAATCATGAAATGATAATTGTTTTTGATGGCTTTAATGCTGATCATTATAATTATAAGTATGATAATCATGTTTATGTTATTTATTCGCAAAATGTAACTGCTGATGAATATATAAAAAATTATATAAAAAATAACAAATTAAATAATTCTACTGTTATTGTTTCATCAGATTTAGATATAACTAAATTTGCAGCCAAATTTGATATTCCTAGCATAGATTCTTTATTGTTTTTTGATAAAGTTCAGAATAATATTGAAAAAGAAAGTAAGACTAAATCTTTGAATATTAAAATACAAAAGTCTTCAGGACAACTTTATAAATTTAACCAAGATAATAAAGATGATGAAGTTAATAAAGAATTGGATGAACTTATGCAAATGGGCAGTTCTTATATTATGCACAAAGATCAAGATCAAAACTTTAATAATGGTAAATGGCCTGATAATGAAAGATTAAGAACTACAAGTTCCAAAAAAGAAAAAAAAATTAACAAAATTCTTAAAAAAATTTAA